The genome window ATTTCTATGTTCAAATTAACGAGGAAGCACAAACTCCAGAAGGCAATAGTAATTACGTATATGTAGTAGATGGGTATGATAAAGATGGAAACGAAAAGGTTATCACTTTTTTTGTAGAAAAACCATTTGAAAAAGGGACAATCATCCGTGTTCCAAGAAGTTTAGAAGGATACACTGGTGATCCCGAAGTAATGAATGTGGATGAGTTACCAAACAATATTAAAGAGAAGTTTAATCAGAGCTAGATTTTCAAGCGTAATAGGGATCTAACTCATATCGTTTTGAGCAGATCTCTCTGTCACATCTAATAAGGCATGGCTCTTTTTGCAGAAAACCTCAAGTATAGTAGGCATGTACTACAATACTTGAGGTTTAAAGTAGTTATAATATCACTTTTTGGAAATCCATGTTTGAAATAAATCTTTGATGATTGATGGCTAAGCTACTTGACGTATAGTTAGATTCCAACATAAATAAATGAAGGTTAAAGTCTGCTTCTTGCAAAAAATGTTCTAGGAAATACATTTGAATCGTATCAGGTCTAAATAGCACAAAAACATCTGGCTGTTGATCATTATGTTCATTATCTTGAACTGGCTTAATAGTTGATAATAAATGTGTCAATAAAATATTAGCATTGCCAGGTGCATTTAAAATCGTGCAATTTACGAAATGCTCGGAATAAAAATAGCAAGCTCATCATTTTTTTTAGGTAGATAGAAATAGCCAGTTTCAGGATGCTTTTGATGAAGTGAATGAATATAGGCTCTTAGTGCGGAGTCATAGCCAGTTGTTTCGTCATAGAGTATAAGATAATTTGACACTATAGTATCCTTTCCATTTGAATCGAATTTATATTTATAGTATAAGAAAATCTAAGAGAATATTTTTTATTTGGTGAATATCCCAAATTAAAGACAGAAAATACTACATAAACGCATTGTTGTCAATAATTCTCTTAGCAAGAAAATGTTTCATGAACAGAATGAAATTATAAATCAAAGGGTAGGGATAGAAGGAGTTAACCTACAATGATGTTTACTAAATAAAGGAAATGGAGAGATTGCTTTATGTTGAAATTTATTGGCTCAGGAAGTGCATTTAATACAAAATTAGGTAATAATTCAGCATATTATAAAGTAGGTAATCAGATGTTACTTATTGATTGTGGTAGCAATATTTTTCACCGTATTAAAGAAAATAATATATTAGAAGGTATTGAGCACATCCATGTATTGGTAACTCATACTCATGCGGACCATGTAGGAAGCCTAGCTGATTTTATTTTTTATAGCTATTATTGTCATGGAGAATTCGCAAAACCTACTGTTTCTGTTTATTCCGTTCATGATGTGAAAATAGAGGAACTGTTGGCTATCAATGGTGTTATCCCAGAACTTCATTGCATAACAAAAAAATTTCAATCAGATACACAGTACAATCTAAATTTCTGTAAAGTACTATTTGAAAAATCTAGTCATGTTGAGGAGATCCCTTCTTATTCAATTGAATTATATATTGATGACAAACTTATTT of Lysinibacillus agricola contains these proteins:
- a CDS encoding DUF1093 domain-containing protein, whose translation is MKKMKFITITLLFTILLVGCGEKGALIEKDFYVQINEEAQTPEGNSNYVYVVDGYDKDGNEKVITFFVEKPFEKGTIIRVPRSLEGYTGDPEVMNVDELPNNIKEKFNQS
- a CDS encoding MBL fold metallo-hydrolase; this encodes MLKFIGSGSAFNTKLGNNSAYYKVGNQMLLIDCGSNIFHRIKENNILEGIEHIHVLVTHTHADHVGSLADFIFYSYYCHGEFAKPTVSVYSVHDVKIEELLAINGVIPELHCITKKFQSDTQYNLNFCKVLFEKSSHVEEIPSYSIELYIDDKLIYYTGDTNSLKLSLLNPNESSQVYDYVYVDTCKADYEGNVHLSLRKLSELVSRDLRSKFWCMHLDEGFDRQEAETLGFKVVTNEF